Proteins encoded together in one Kwoniella shandongensis chromosome 3, complete sequence window:
- a CDS encoding 60S ribosomal protein uL6 produces MKDISSVETLAVPEGVTVAIKARTVTVEGPRGKLVKNVGHIQLDIQVVKTAKASKVVFTVWHGARKHVACLRTVKSMVENMIIGVTKGFLYKMRLVYAHFPINAIPSDDGSSIQIRNFLGEKFVRDCPMLEGTKISLSDVKDELILQGNDIEKVSQSAASITDKTRVRDKDIRKFLDGVYISERTTVVLDQ; encoded by the exons ATGAAGGACATCTCCTCCGTCGAGACTTTGGCCGTGCCCGAGGGCGTCACCGTCGCCATCAAGGCCCGAACCGTTACCGTTGAGGGACCCAGAGGAAAGTTGGTCAAGAACGTTGGACACATCCAGTTGGACATccaagtg GTCAAGACTGCCAAGGCCTCCAAGGTCGTCTTCACTGTCTGGCACGGTGCCCGAAAGCACGTTGCCTGTCTCCGAACAGTCAAGTCTATGGTCGAGAACATGATCATCGGTGTTACAAAG GGATTCCTTTACAAGATGCGATTGGTTTACGCGCATTTCCCCATCAACGCCATCCCCTCCGACGACGGTTCCTCCATCCAGATCCGAAACTTCTTGGGAGAGAAGTTTGTCCGAGACTGTCCTATGCTTGAGGGTACCAAGATCTCTCTCTCCGACGTCAAGGACGAGCTCATCCTTCAAGGTAACGACATCGAGAAGGTTTCCCAATCCGCCGCTTCCATCACCGACAAGACCCGAGTCAGGGACAAGGATATCCGAAAGTTcttggatg GTGTCTACATCTCCGAGCGAACTACCGTTGTTCTTGACCAGTAG